One genomic window of Monodelphis domestica isolate mMonDom1 chromosome 1, mMonDom1.pri, whole genome shotgun sequence includes the following:
- the SLC2A4RG gene encoding SLC2A4 regulator isoform X1, with amino-acid sequence MESQRAVAAGSRICSPPPGLTAAAALGCPDCPPGRGLCCGVLPPCKPAPTAAPGQGPAGNAVYTVLVDESLLRRKAGSAPALGRPGQLQQQGAIHCSGQVGPEELLPGQKAEDPWGLGSWDEAGDWDPSGLLQSAYIPVPRQRCPPGKAGLDEVMAAAVLTSLSTSPLILGPSSVPFGPAESCCDPWKEALAGPSGSYSSSSNSGDWGWDPPSDQSSPSTPSPPLPPEAAHFLFGDPAPRKRKNSVKVMFKCLWKSCGKVLSTSSGIQKHIRTMHLGRRAELDQSDGEEDFYYTELDINVDSLTDGLSSLTPMSPTSSVPPAFPSLDLAVPAPSETTAVPTILSPVVPTTLCHVHSDHAYQGCLTPGHPVGTGHKGPQLSQPTVLKPFVPAIPSGLKPTTGIRKPRGEAKKCRKVYGMENRDMWCTACRWKKACQRFLD; translated from the exons ATGGAGTCCCAGCGGGCTGTGGCGGCTGGTAGTCGGATCTGCTCCCCGCCCCCGGGACTGACGGCTGCGGCCGCGCTCGGCTGCCCGGACTGTCCCCCTGGCCGGGGGCTATGTTGCGGGGTTCTTCCGCCCTGCAAGCCTGCACCGACCGCGGCTCCCGGACAGGGCCCTGCAGGCAACGCCGTCTACACTGTGTTGGTGGACGAGTCGCTACTGAGGCGGAAGGCGGGGTCGGCCCCGGCCCTCGGGAGGCCCGGACAGCTGCAGCAG CAGGGGGCTATCCATTGCAGTGGCCAAGTGGGGCCAGAGGAATTGCTGCCTGGGCAGAAAGCAGAGGATCCATGGGGCCTAGGGAGCTGGGATGAGGCTGGAGACTGGGACCCGAGTGGGCTGCTGCAATCTGCATACATCCCTGTCCCCAGACAGAG ATGTCCCCCTGGAAAGGCTGGGCTGGATGAAGTCATGGCTGCTGCTGTCCTTACCAGCCTGTCTACCAGCCCCTTGATTTTGGGTCCCTCCTCAGTGCCCTTTGGCCCAG CAGAGTCCTGCTGCGATCCTTGGAAGGAAGCTTTGGCTGGGCCATCTGGCAGTTATAGCAGTAGCAGCAACAGCGGAGACTGGGGCTGGGACCCCCCCAGCGATCAGTCGTCGCCATCTACACCCTCCCCGCCACTGCCCCCGGAAGCTGCCCATTTTCTGTTTGGGGACCCTGCGCCCCGGAAGAGGAAG AATTCAGTGAAAGTGATGTTCAAATGCCTGTGGAAGAGCTGCGGGAAAGTGCTGAGTACCTCCTCTGGGATACAGAAGCACATTCGAACTATGCACCTGGG GCGTCGGGCAGAACTGGATCAGAGCGATGGTGAAGAGGATTTTTACTATACAGAGCTGGACATCAATGTGGATTCACTGACAGACGGCCTGTCCAGCCTGACCCCCATGTCACCCACTTCCTCAGTACCCCCTGCCTTCCCCAGCCTGGACCTAGCTGTTCCGGCCCCATCGGAGACCACAGCTGTGCCCACTATCCTGAGCCCTGTGGTTCCTACCACTCTGTGCCATGTCCACAGCGACCATGCCTACCAG GGCTGTCTGACTCCAGGCCATCCAGTTGGGACAGGGCATAAGGGGCCCCAACTTTCCCAACCCACAGTCCTAAAGCCTTTTGTACCAGCCATACCCTCTGGTCTCAAACCCACCACAGGCATAAG GAAGCCTCGGGGTGAAGCCAAGAAGTGCCGGAAGGTGTATGGGATGGAGAACCGAGACATGTGGTGCACGGCCTGTCGCTGGAAGAAGGCCTGTCAGCGGTTCCTCGATTGA
- the SLC2A4RG gene encoding SLC2A4 regulator isoform X4 gives MESQRAVAAGSRICSPPPGLTAAAALGCPDCPPGRGLCCGVLPPCKPAPTAAPGQGPAGNAVYTVLVDESLLRRKAGSAPALGRPGQLQQGAIHCSGQVGPEELLPGQKAEDPWGLGSWDEAGDWDPSGLLQSAYIPVPRQRCPPGKAGLDEVMAAAVLTSLSTSPLILGPSSVPFGPESCCDPWKEALAGPSGSYSSSSNSGDWGWDPPSDQSSPSTPSPPLPPEAAHFLFGDPAPRKRKNSVKVMFKCLWKSCGKVLSTSSGIQKHIRTMHLGRRAELDQSDGEEDFYYTELDINVDSLTDGLSSLTPMSPTSSVPPAFPSLDLAVPAPSETTAVPTILSPVVPTTLCHVHSDHAYQGCLTPGHPVGTGHKGPQLSQPTVLKPFVPAIPSGLKPTTGIRKPRGEAKKCRKVYGMENRDMWCTACRWKKACQRFLD, from the exons ATGGAGTCCCAGCGGGCTGTGGCGGCTGGTAGTCGGATCTGCTCCCCGCCCCCGGGACTGACGGCTGCGGCCGCGCTCGGCTGCCCGGACTGTCCCCCTGGCCGGGGGCTATGTTGCGGGGTTCTTCCGCCCTGCAAGCCTGCACCGACCGCGGCTCCCGGACAGGGCCCTGCAGGCAACGCCGTCTACACTGTGTTGGTGGACGAGTCGCTACTGAGGCGGAAGGCGGGGTCGGCCCCGGCCCTCGGGAGGCCCGGACAGCTGCAGCAG GGGGCTATCCATTGCAGTGGCCAAGTGGGGCCAGAGGAATTGCTGCCTGGGCAGAAAGCAGAGGATCCATGGGGCCTAGGGAGCTGGGATGAGGCTGGAGACTGGGACCCGAGTGGGCTGCTGCAATCTGCATACATCCCTGTCCCCAGACAGAG ATGTCCCCCTGGAAAGGCTGGGCTGGATGAAGTCATGGCTGCTGCTGTCCTTACCAGCCTGTCTACCAGCCCCTTGATTTTGGGTCCCTCCTCAGTGCCCTTTGGCCCAG AGTCCTGCTGCGATCCTTGGAAGGAAGCTTTGGCTGGGCCATCTGGCAGTTATAGCAGTAGCAGCAACAGCGGAGACTGGGGCTGGGACCCCCCCAGCGATCAGTCGTCGCCATCTACACCCTCCCCGCCACTGCCCCCGGAAGCTGCCCATTTTCTGTTTGGGGACCCTGCGCCCCGGAAGAGGAAG AATTCAGTGAAAGTGATGTTCAAATGCCTGTGGAAGAGCTGCGGGAAAGTGCTGAGTACCTCCTCTGGGATACAGAAGCACATTCGAACTATGCACCTGGG GCGTCGGGCAGAACTGGATCAGAGCGATGGTGAAGAGGATTTTTACTATACAGAGCTGGACATCAATGTGGATTCACTGACAGACGGCCTGTCCAGCCTGACCCCCATGTCACCCACTTCCTCAGTACCCCCTGCCTTCCCCAGCCTGGACCTAGCTGTTCCGGCCCCATCGGAGACCACAGCTGTGCCCACTATCCTGAGCCCTGTGGTTCCTACCACTCTGTGCCATGTCCACAGCGACCATGCCTACCAG GGCTGTCTGACTCCAGGCCATCCAGTTGGGACAGGGCATAAGGGGCCCCAACTTTCCCAACCCACAGTCCTAAAGCCTTTTGTACCAGCCATACCCTCTGGTCTCAAACCCACCACAGGCATAAG GAAGCCTCGGGGTGAAGCCAAGAAGTGCCGGAAGGTGTATGGGATGGAGAACCGAGACATGTGGTGCACGGCCTGTCGCTGGAAGAAGGCCTGTCAGCGGTTCCTCGATTGA
- the SLC2A4RG gene encoding SLC2A4 regulator isoform X3, translating to MESQRAVAAGSRICSPPPGLTAAAALGCPDCPPGRGLCCGVLPPCKPAPTAAPGQGPAGNAVYTVLVDESLLRRKAGSAPALGRPGQLQQQGAIHCSGQVGPEELLPGQKAEDPWGLGSWDEAGDWDPSGLLQSAYIPVPRQRCPPGKAGLDEVMAAAVLTSLSTSPLILGPSSVPFGPESCCDPWKEALAGPSGSYSSSSNSGDWGWDPPSDQSSPSTPSPPLPPEAAHFLFGDPAPRKRKNSVKVMFKCLWKSCGKVLSTSSGIQKHIRTMHLGRRAELDQSDGEEDFYYTELDINVDSLTDGLSSLTPMSPTSSVPPAFPSLDLAVPAPSETTAVPTILSPVVPTTLCHVHSDHAYQGCLTPGHPVGTGHKGPQLSQPTVLKPFVPAIPSGLKPTTGIRKPRGEAKKCRKVYGMENRDMWCTACRWKKACQRFLD from the exons ATGGAGTCCCAGCGGGCTGTGGCGGCTGGTAGTCGGATCTGCTCCCCGCCCCCGGGACTGACGGCTGCGGCCGCGCTCGGCTGCCCGGACTGTCCCCCTGGCCGGGGGCTATGTTGCGGGGTTCTTCCGCCCTGCAAGCCTGCACCGACCGCGGCTCCCGGACAGGGCCCTGCAGGCAACGCCGTCTACACTGTGTTGGTGGACGAGTCGCTACTGAGGCGGAAGGCGGGGTCGGCCCCGGCCCTCGGGAGGCCCGGACAGCTGCAGCAG CAGGGGGCTATCCATTGCAGTGGCCAAGTGGGGCCAGAGGAATTGCTGCCTGGGCAGAAAGCAGAGGATCCATGGGGCCTAGGGAGCTGGGATGAGGCTGGAGACTGGGACCCGAGTGGGCTGCTGCAATCTGCATACATCCCTGTCCCCAGACAGAG ATGTCCCCCTGGAAAGGCTGGGCTGGATGAAGTCATGGCTGCTGCTGTCCTTACCAGCCTGTCTACCAGCCCCTTGATTTTGGGTCCCTCCTCAGTGCCCTTTGGCCCAG AGTCCTGCTGCGATCCTTGGAAGGAAGCTTTGGCTGGGCCATCTGGCAGTTATAGCAGTAGCAGCAACAGCGGAGACTGGGGCTGGGACCCCCCCAGCGATCAGTCGTCGCCATCTACACCCTCCCCGCCACTGCCCCCGGAAGCTGCCCATTTTCTGTTTGGGGACCCTGCGCCCCGGAAGAGGAAG AATTCAGTGAAAGTGATGTTCAAATGCCTGTGGAAGAGCTGCGGGAAAGTGCTGAGTACCTCCTCTGGGATACAGAAGCACATTCGAACTATGCACCTGGG GCGTCGGGCAGAACTGGATCAGAGCGATGGTGAAGAGGATTTTTACTATACAGAGCTGGACATCAATGTGGATTCACTGACAGACGGCCTGTCCAGCCTGACCCCCATGTCACCCACTTCCTCAGTACCCCCTGCCTTCCCCAGCCTGGACCTAGCTGTTCCGGCCCCATCGGAGACCACAGCTGTGCCCACTATCCTGAGCCCTGTGGTTCCTACCACTCTGTGCCATGTCCACAGCGACCATGCCTACCAG GGCTGTCTGACTCCAGGCCATCCAGTTGGGACAGGGCATAAGGGGCCCCAACTTTCCCAACCCACAGTCCTAAAGCCTTTTGTACCAGCCATACCCTCTGGTCTCAAACCCACCACAGGCATAAG GAAGCCTCGGGGTGAAGCCAAGAAGTGCCGGAAGGTGTATGGGATGGAGAACCGAGACATGTGGTGCACGGCCTGTCGCTGGAAGAAGGCCTGTCAGCGGTTCCTCGATTGA
- the SLC2A4RG gene encoding SLC2A4 regulator isoform X2, whose amino-acid sequence MESQRAVAAGSRICSPPPGLTAAAALGCPDCPPGRGLCCGVLPPCKPAPTAAPGQGPAGNAVYTVLVDESLLRRKAGSAPALGRPGQLQQGAIHCSGQVGPEELLPGQKAEDPWGLGSWDEAGDWDPSGLLQSAYIPVPRQRCPPGKAGLDEVMAAAVLTSLSTSPLILGPSSVPFGPAESCCDPWKEALAGPSGSYSSSSNSGDWGWDPPSDQSSPSTPSPPLPPEAAHFLFGDPAPRKRKNSVKVMFKCLWKSCGKVLSTSSGIQKHIRTMHLGRRAELDQSDGEEDFYYTELDINVDSLTDGLSSLTPMSPTSSVPPAFPSLDLAVPAPSETTAVPTILSPVVPTTLCHVHSDHAYQGCLTPGHPVGTGHKGPQLSQPTVLKPFVPAIPSGLKPTTGIRKPRGEAKKCRKVYGMENRDMWCTACRWKKACQRFLD is encoded by the exons ATGGAGTCCCAGCGGGCTGTGGCGGCTGGTAGTCGGATCTGCTCCCCGCCCCCGGGACTGACGGCTGCGGCCGCGCTCGGCTGCCCGGACTGTCCCCCTGGCCGGGGGCTATGTTGCGGGGTTCTTCCGCCCTGCAAGCCTGCACCGACCGCGGCTCCCGGACAGGGCCCTGCAGGCAACGCCGTCTACACTGTGTTGGTGGACGAGTCGCTACTGAGGCGGAAGGCGGGGTCGGCCCCGGCCCTCGGGAGGCCCGGACAGCTGCAGCAG GGGGCTATCCATTGCAGTGGCCAAGTGGGGCCAGAGGAATTGCTGCCTGGGCAGAAAGCAGAGGATCCATGGGGCCTAGGGAGCTGGGATGAGGCTGGAGACTGGGACCCGAGTGGGCTGCTGCAATCTGCATACATCCCTGTCCCCAGACAGAG ATGTCCCCCTGGAAAGGCTGGGCTGGATGAAGTCATGGCTGCTGCTGTCCTTACCAGCCTGTCTACCAGCCCCTTGATTTTGGGTCCCTCCTCAGTGCCCTTTGGCCCAG CAGAGTCCTGCTGCGATCCTTGGAAGGAAGCTTTGGCTGGGCCATCTGGCAGTTATAGCAGTAGCAGCAACAGCGGAGACTGGGGCTGGGACCCCCCCAGCGATCAGTCGTCGCCATCTACACCCTCCCCGCCACTGCCCCCGGAAGCTGCCCATTTTCTGTTTGGGGACCCTGCGCCCCGGAAGAGGAAG AATTCAGTGAAAGTGATGTTCAAATGCCTGTGGAAGAGCTGCGGGAAAGTGCTGAGTACCTCCTCTGGGATACAGAAGCACATTCGAACTATGCACCTGGG GCGTCGGGCAGAACTGGATCAGAGCGATGGTGAAGAGGATTTTTACTATACAGAGCTGGACATCAATGTGGATTCACTGACAGACGGCCTGTCCAGCCTGACCCCCATGTCACCCACTTCCTCAGTACCCCCTGCCTTCCCCAGCCTGGACCTAGCTGTTCCGGCCCCATCGGAGACCACAGCTGTGCCCACTATCCTGAGCCCTGTGGTTCCTACCACTCTGTGCCATGTCCACAGCGACCATGCCTACCAG GGCTGTCTGACTCCAGGCCATCCAGTTGGGACAGGGCATAAGGGGCCCCAACTTTCCCAACCCACAGTCCTAAAGCCTTTTGTACCAGCCATACCCTCTGGTCTCAAACCCACCACAGGCATAAG GAAGCCTCGGGGTGAAGCCAAGAAGTGCCGGAAGGTGTATGGGATGGAGAACCGAGACATGTGGTGCACGGCCTGTCGCTGGAAGAAGGCCTGTCAGCGGTTCCTCGATTGA